One window of Trifolium pratense cultivar HEN17-A07 linkage group LG5, ARS_RC_1.1, whole genome shotgun sequence genomic DNA carries:
- the LOC123884721 gene encoding manganese-dependent ADP-ribose/CDP-alcohol diphosphatase — protein sequence MGSENGFKSAHDKQPLFSFGLISDVQYSDIPDGRSFLGVPRYYRHSILVLQRAVQNWNNHRRHKFVINCGDIVDGFCPKDRSLNTVKKIVDEFDKFNGQVYHLIGNHCLYNLPRKQLLPLLKINNLEGHAYYDFSPVPGFRFVVLDGYDISAIGWPQDHPRTLEAMKFLKEKNPNEDKNSPTGLVGLERRFLMFNGGIGKKQMEWLNNVLQESTEMKQKVMVCCHLPLDPSASSKEALLWNYNEVMNLIHRYNCVKVCFSGHDHKGGYSIDSHGIHHRVLEAALECPPGTNSFGYVEVYDDKISLYGTDRMKSTDMYFNTPNLNL from the coding sequence ATGGGTTCAGAAAATGGTTTTAAAAGTGCACATGACAAACAACCTCTCTTTTCATTTGGATTGATATCTGATGTGCAATATAGCGATATTCCTGACGGTCGTTCGTTCCTCGGTGTTCCTCGTTACTATAGGCATAGCATTCTCGTGTTACAAAGAGCGGTTCAAAATTGGAATAATCATCGAAGACACAAATTTGTGATAAATTGTGGAGATATTGTTGATGGATTTTGTCCAAAAGATCGGTCTCTTAATACTGTAAAGAAAATTGTGGACGAATTCGACAAATTCAACGGACAAGTATATCATTTAATTGGAAATCACTGTCTATACAATCTACCTCGCAAACAATTACTTCCATTATTGAAGATAAATAATCTCGAAGGCCATGCTTATTACGATTTTTCACCCGTGCCCGGCTTTAGATTTGTAGTTCTTGACGGATACGATATAAGTGCTATTGGTTGGCCACAAGATCATCCAAGAACATTGGAAGCAATGAAATTTCTCAAAGAGAAGAATCCAAATGAAGACAAGAACAGTCCAACAGGTTTGGTTGGACTTGAAAGAAGGTTTCTTATGTTCAATGGAGGTATTGGTAAGAAACAAATGGAATGGTTGAATAATGTTCTTCAAGAATCAACAGAAATGAAACAAAAGGTTATGGTTTGTTGTCATTTGCCTCTAGATCCTAGTGCATCATCTAAGGAAGCATTGTTATGGAATTATAATGAAGTAATGAATTTGATACATAGATATAATTGTGTGAAAGTTTGTTTTTCTGGTCATGATCATAAAGGTGGATATTCCATTGATTCACATGGTATACATCATAGAGTTCTTGAAGCTGCATTGGAATGTCCTCCTGGTACAAATTCATTTGGATATGTTGAGGTTTATGATGACAAAATTTCACTTTATGGTACTGACAGAATGAAGAGTACAGACATGTATTTTAACACTCCTAATTTGAATTTATAG
- the LOC123887044 gene encoding high-affinity nitrate transporter 3.1, with protein sequence MAAHRLVVASLLLCCLAQICYGKVLFSSLKRTLDVTASPKQGQVLLSGVDKISGTWALNKTFPAGTDSSYKTIKLKLCYAHISQLDRAWRKTVDDLSKDKTCQHKMVAMPYDAANKTVHTFEWLIERDVPQATYFVRAYAFDANDVQVAYGQSTNANKSSNLFEINAISGRHASLDIASVCFSAFSVLSLGVFFYIEKRKGKSQKQ encoded by the exons ATGGCAGCACATAGGCTTGTGGTAGCATCACTTCTTCTTTGCTGTTTAGCTCAAATTTGTTATGGAAAGGTTCTCTTTTCTTCCTTGAAAAGAACTCTTGATGTCACAGCTTCTCCCAAGCAAGGACAAG TTCTATTATCTGGAGTAGACAAAATCAGTGGAACATGGGCTCTAAACAAGACATTCCCAGCTGGAACTGACTCTTCCTACAAAACCATAAAACTGAAGTTGTGCTACGCGCACATAAGCCAATTAGACCGTGCGTGGAGAAAGACGGTGGATGACCTCTCTAAGGACAAGACTTGCCAACACAAAATGGTGGCAATGCCGTACGATGCTGCCAACAAAACGGTTCATACATTCGAGTGGTTGATCGAAAGAGACGTTCCTCAAGCCACATACTTCGTACGCGCCTATGCATTTGATGCCAACGATGTGCAAGTGGCTTACGGGCAAAGCACAAATGCCAATAAGAGTAGTAACTTGTTTGAGATCAACGCTATCAGTGGACGCCACGCGAGTCTTGATATTGCCTCTGTTTGCTTCAGTGCTTTCTCGGTTTTGTCCCTTGGTGTGTTCTTCTATATTGAAAAGAGGAAGGGAAAGTCACAGAAGCAGTGA
- the LOC123886876 gene encoding uncharacterized protein LOC123886876, which yields MAETLKREEPPPDLTDFMNDMFFGTADTHQKTYDLTGGVGMNMDDDEEDDGFDDSTRSNSARLTQEWLQEARLVVASSPSRCESPGRLLGSPRFASPSKSLLPSSDRTEALSRARSARRFRTVEGISDEILSKTAKHTRNKSDTFAQPSSNDDGSPATAVHKWFSNILKSNNNNNDSNSNNNNNTQPPSPDSLPPRQPLSRKSRFQTEPSGATHPQGIQVPNYNSRRTFKPSAPSPENPNRRIPPTSLESLPLSPPRNLVESAHRRTISSSTCSWEKIVPPVKYSTKEEEEATEEYSLNGFLKEQRNLFQRFYKGELSSNVKIKIVLSGHSNSTTSMVAAICHAWLLGYRQKENDEGGNERTVVVPVMNVKRGDMCKLKQAAWLFHHAGLDATSLLFTDEVDMESLLMTGKLSVLMVGQDILNATNEVGSQCTVLTDNYCEDAYDLLQNSVLKKLLLAGILLDTQNLKASASVSMTRDAEAVQLLLVGSAPNYRYTLFDQLMQDQQSSSFVEALNHNYWKPPEESDKNNEGNMKHKVRERKSSSSERQATTTKPSSKSNSIDTKVKLATPILQSPSPAASSNAEKVSSSGKNKFFLARWFGFGSK from the exons ATGGCAGAAACACTAAAAAGAGAAGAACCACCACCTGACCTCACAGATTTCATGAATGATATGTTTTTTGGGACAGCAGACACTCATCAGAAAACCTATGATCTTACTGGTGGAGTTGGGATGAACATGGATGacgatgaagaagatgatggatTTGATGACAGTACTAGAAGTAATAGTGCAAGGTTGACACAAGAATGGTTGCAAGAAGCACGACTTGTCGTTGCTTCTTCTCCTTCGCGTTGCGAATCTCCTGGACGCCTTTTAGGCTCCCCTCGGTTTGCATCACCCTCGAAATCATTGCTTCCTTCTTCTGATCGAACCGAGGCTCTTTCAAGGGCTAGGTCCGCCAGAAG ATTCAGAACAGTGGAAGGAATCAGTGATGAAATACTATCAAAAACAGCAAAACACACTCGCAACAAATCCGACACATTTGCTCAACCTTCATCAAATGATGATGGATCCCCGGCAACTGCAGTGCACAAATGGTTCTCCAACATCCTTaaatccaacaacaacaacaatgacaGTAAcagtaacaataacaataacacgCAGCCACCTTCACCAGATTCTCTCCCTCCACGTCAGCCTCTTTCCAGAAAATCCCGCTTCCAAACTGAACCTTCCGGTGCAACTCACCCACAGGGAATCCAAGTTCCTAATTACAATTCTCGAAGAACTTTCAAGCCTTCTGCACCGTCGCCGGAGAATCCTAACCGGAGAATACCACCTACGTCGTTGGAGTCTCTACCTCTGTCTCCACCGAGGAACCTCGTGGAATCCGCTCACCGGAGAACTATATCGTCTTCCACATGCTCATGGGAGAAGATAGTACCTCCGGTGAAGTATTCCacgaaggaagaagaagaagcgaCGGAAGAGTATAGCCTCAACGGGTTTTTGAAAGAGCAGAGGAATTTGTTTCAGAGATTCTATAAGGGAGAGCTTAGTTCAaatgtcaaaatcaaaatcGTGCTTTCTGGGCATTCAAACA GTACGACGTCGATGGTGGCGGCTATTTGTCATGCGTGGTTATTGGGTTATAGACAGAAAGAGAATGATGAAGGTGGAAATGAGAGAACGGTGGTGGTGCCTGTGATGAATGTGAAGAGAGGTGATATGTGTAAGCTCAAGCAAGCTGCATGGCTCTTTCATCATGCTGGTCTTGATGCCACTTCATTGCTTTTTACTGATGAG GTGGACATGGAAAGCCTTTTGATGACTGGTAAACTGAGCGTCCTCATGGTTGGACAAGATATCTTAAACGCAACTAACGAG GTCGGATCTCAATGCACCGTTCTTACTGATAATTACTGTGAGGATGCATATGATCTACTTCAGAACTCTGTGTTGAAGAAACTATTG cttGCTGGTATTCTGCTAGACACACAGAATCTAAAAGCTTCTGCATCGGTATCGATGACAAGAGATGCAGAGGCAGTGCAGCTGCTATTGGTTGGCTCAGCCCCAAACTACCGATATACTTTATTTGATCAGT TGATGCAAGACCAACAATCTTCTTCTTTTGTCGAAGCTTTGAACCATAACTATTGGAAGCCCCCTGAAGAAA GTGACAAAAATAATGAAGGAAACATGAAGCATAAAGTTCGCGAGAGAAAATCAAGCTCATCTGAACGTCAAGCTACTACGACTAAGCcaagttcaaaatcaaattcCATAGACACAAAAG TAAAACTTGCAACGCCGATTTTGCAATCTCCTAGTCCAGCAGCATCATCAAATGCAGAAAAGGTATCCTCTAGTGggaaaaacaaatttttcttGGCAAGATGGTTTGGATTTGGCTCAAAATGA
- the LOC123887115 gene encoding uncharacterized protein LOC123887115, whose amino-acid sequence MMQDSISIPSCFSSAEKLNDDHVGGVGVARSGQSVYMSVYRTKVADHCRLITITWCKNLLLHGLSISLEGPEGEAQYTCKIELKPWYFWRKQGSKKFLVDGNKAVDIFWDLKAAKFNGETEPTSEYYVAVVCDEEVVLLLGDLKKDAYRRTGCRPALIDPILVSKKEHIFGKKKFSTRAKFHEKGKWHEISIECKNRGNGNGGESVVVGSVHVQPEMEIRIDGHLVIHVKHLQWKFRGNESVHLSKMRIEVYWDVHDWLFSPGLKHALFIFKPILSSTISSCSSSPLSIQARSVESVEGFSVSGSSEFCLFLYAWKVE is encoded by the coding sequence ATGATGCAAGACTCGATCAGTATACCTTCTTGCTTTTCATCAGCTGAGAAGCTAAATGATGATCACGTAGGCGGCGTGGGCGTGGCTCGTTCGGGGCAAAGTGTTTACATGTCAGTATACCGAACAAAAGTAGCCGATCATTGTCGTTTGATAACAATCACATGGTGCAAAAATCTGTTACTTCATGGGCTATCAATATCATTAGAAGGTCCAGAAGGAGAAGCTCAATATACCTGCAAGATTGAACTAAAACCATGGTATTTTTGGAGAAAACAAGGATCAAAGAAGTTTCTAGTAGATGGTAATAAAGCAGTTGATATTTTCTGGGACCTTAAAGCTGCTAAATTCAATGGTGAAACAGAACCAACTTCAGAATACTATGTAGCTGTTGTTTGTGATGAAGAGgttgttcttcttcttggtGATCTTAAAAAAGATGCTTATAGAAGAACAGGTTGTAGACCAGCACTTATTGATCCAATATTGGTTTCAAAAAAAGAACATATTTTTGGTAAGAAAAAATTCTCAACAAGAGCTAAGTTTCATGAGAAAGGTAAATGGCATGAGATTTCAATTGAATGCAAGAATAGAGGAAATGGAAATGGTGGTGAATCTGTTGTTGTTGGATCAGTTCATGTTCAACCAGAAATGGAGATAAGAATTGATGGTCATTTGGTGATTCATGTGAAACATTTGCAATGGAAATTTAGAGGTAATGAATCAGTTCATCTAAGTAAAATGAGAATTGAAGTTTATTGGGATGTTCATGATTGGTTATTTAGTCCTGGTTTAAAACAtgctttgtttatttttaaaccAATTTTGTCATCTACTATTTCTTCTTGTTCATCTTCTCCTTTATCAATTCAAGCTAGGAGTGTTGAATCAGTTGAAGGATTTAGTGTTAGTGGTTCATCTgagttttgtttgtttctttatgCTTGGAAggttgaatga